A single region of the Stegostoma tigrinum isolate sSteTig4 chromosome 8, sSteTig4.hap1, whole genome shotgun sequence genome encodes:
- the LOC125456334 gene encoding regulator of G-protein signaling 5-like: MCRGLSSLPGCCLERVKGIKSRLGVFLQMSEKSYSSVPENKKEKSNSRPTSEEAKKWRHSLDKMLAHKYGLSAFRAFLRSEYSEENIEFWLACEDYKKTKSPVKRASKAKKIYLEFIETDAPKEVNIDYETKDFTKQHLLKPSRSSFDVAQKKIYNLMEKDSYARFLRSEVYLNLITEVNRQSQT; the protein is encoded by the exons atgtgcCGAGGACTATCATCACTACCAGGCTGCTGCCTAGAGAG GGTGAAGGGGATTAAGTCTCGGCTAGGAGTTTTCCTACAGATGTCAGAGAAATCTTACAGTTCTGTTCCAGAAAACAAAAAGGAGAAATCAAATTCTAG GCCCACTTCAGAGGAAGCAAAGAAATGGAGGCACTCGCTGGATAAGATGCTTGCTCATAAAT ATGGTCTGTCTGCCTTCAGAGCATTTCTCCGTTCCGAATACAGCGAGGAGAACATTGAATTCTGGCTGGCCTGTGAAGATTACAAAAAAACCAAATCTCCTGTGAAACGAGCCTCCAAAGCAAAGAAGATTTATTTGGAATTTATAGAGACAGATGCTCCTAAAGAG GTTAATATTGATTATGAAACAAAAGACTTCACTAAACAGCACCTGCTGAAACCCAGCCGCTCCAGCTTTGATGTGGCCCAGAAGAAGATTTATAATCTGATGGAGAAAGACTCCTACGCCAGATTCCTGAGATCAGAAGTGTATCTAAACCTGATTACAGAAGTCAACAGGCAGTCCCAGACGTGA